A region of Sparus aurata chromosome 8, fSpaAur1.1, whole genome shotgun sequence DNA encodes the following proteins:
- the LOC115586965 gene encoding uncharacterized protein LOC115586965, which produces MEPMNSLESADIQSQRAVPLSPSVYAPPTLRDGECYHVFISYSSTDYQWTHSLINHLESCGLQVCYHERDFTPGRTVLENMSDCIQESQKVLLVLSPEFVRSRWCLLEANMSLFRDCLERKPIIPVLLEPGVSVPLHLCHLTYLEANDLDFMNKLLKVLCTPNKQLQGSTVVPFQPPSIYNGKALQPLTAANDERLCKWDSGQFSDMEVPDQLRLIIEDHNKYKEAVRMINSVSQNKVWLRPMWVRVLIYIIGVTIVLSLAAFSMYMTVLVTIYVIPNLNSTGVLVFIICSLFCVPIGLLVHIGLWKNDDEKYIVREMQKAIGQANKLLSEEKVLMGCQSNSKIYLVYVSLDGCKREFTGTFSEQDVAVEMFERALIFFSSGYACCLAKRHFPFPQPSSTSHLEGGVCFCQYVSQQLSANHWE; this is translated from the coding sequence atgGAGCCAATGAACTCCCTTGAGTCTGCAGACATTCAGTCACAGCGTGCTGTCccactgtctccctctgtttATGCTCCTCCCACACTGAGGGATGGAGAGTGTTACCATGTCTTCATTAGCTACAGCAGCACCGACTACCAGTGGACCCATTCCCTCATCAACCATCTGGAGTCCTGCGGCCTGCAGGTGTGCTACCATGAGCGTGACTTCACTCCGGGCCGCACCGTGCTGGAAAACATGTCCGACTGCATCCAGGAGAGCCAGAAGGTCCTGCTGGTTCTCAGCCCAGAGTTTGTGAGGAGTCGCTGGTGTCTCCTGGAGGCCAACATGTCTTTGTTCAGAGACTGCCTGGAGAGGAAGCCCATCATCCCAGTGCTGCTGGAGCCAGGAGTCTCTGTTCCACTCCACCTCTGCCACCTCACCTACCTGGAGGCCAACGACCTCGACTTTATGAATAAGCTGCTCAAGGTGCTCTGCACCCCCAACAAGCAGCTTCAAGGGTCCACTGTGGTGCCCTTTCAGCCTCCCTCTATCTACAACGGGAAGGCCCTGCAGCCTTTGACTGCTGCCAATGATGAGCGACTCTGTAAATGGGATTCAGGTCAGTTCAGTGACATGGAGGTGCCCGACCAACTGCGCCTGATCATTGAGGACCACAACAAGTACAAAGAGGCTGTGAGGATGATCAACAGTGTCTCTCAAAATAAAGTGTGGCTGCGCCCAATGTGGGTTAGAGTCCTGATTTACATAATTGGTGTAACAATTGTTTTAAGCTTGGCAGCATTTTCTATGTATATGACAGTTTTGGTCACTATATATGTAATCCCAAATTTGAACTCTACTGGAGTACTTGTGTTCATTATTTGTAGTCTGTTTTGTGTTCCAATCGGGTTGCTTGTTCATATTGGTCTCTGgaaaaatgatgatgagaagtACATAGTGAGGGAGATGCAGAAAGCTATAGGCCAGGCAAACAAACTCCTCTCTGAGGAGAAGGTGCTAATGGGCTGTCAGTCCAATTCAAAAATCTATCTGGTGTATGTTTCTCTGGATGGTTGCAAACGTGAGTTTACAGGAACATTTTCTGAGCAGGACGTTGCTGTAGAAATGTTTGAAAGAGCTCTGATCTTCTTCTCATCAGGTTACGCCTGCTGCCTTGCTAAAAGACATTTTCCCTTTCCCCAGCCAAGCTCCACTAGTCACCTGGAGGGAGGGGTGTGTTTCTGCCAGTATGTCTCCCAGCAGCTGAGCGCAAACCACTGGGAATAA
- the LOC115586209 gene encoding uncharacterized protein LOC115586209 — MEPMNSFESADIQSQRAVPQSPSVYAPPTLRDGECYHVFISYSSTDYQWTHSLINHLESCGLQVCYHERDFTPGRTVLENMSDCIQESQKVLLVLSPEFVRSRWCLLEANMSLFRDCLERKPIVPVLLEPGVSVPLHLCHLTYLEANDLDFMNKLLKVLCTPNKQLQGSTVVPFQPPSIYNGKALQPLTAVNDERLCKWDSGQFSDMEVPDQLRLIIEDHNKYREAVRMINSVSQNKVWLRPMWVRVLIYFFGGVLIGGLTDGFALLTDYYIDPLYNKVEAEIPSVMYVVAICSLFCVPIGLLIQLCLWKNDDEKYIVREMQKAIGQANKLLSEDKVLMGCQSNSKIFLVYVSLDGCKHEFAGTFCEQIVAEEMFERALIFFSSGYACCLAKKHFPFPQPSSTGHLEGGVCFSQYVSQQLSTNHWE; from the coding sequence ATGGAGCCAATGAACTCCTTTGAGTCTGCAGACATTCAGTCACAGCGTGCTGTCCCACAGTCTCCTTCTGTTTATGCTCCTCCCACACTGAGGGATGGTGAGTGTTACCATGTCTTCATTAGCTACAGCAGCACCGACTACCAGTGGACCCACTCCCTCATCAACCATCTGGAGTCCTGCGGCCTGCAGGTGTGCTACCATGAGCGTGACTTCACTCCGGGCCGCACCGTGCTGGAAAACATGTCCGACTGCATCCAGGAGAGCCAGAAGGTCCTGCTGGTTCTCAGCCCAGAGTTTGTGAGGAGTCGCTGGTGTCTCCTGGAGGCCAACATGTCTTTGTTCAGAGACTGCCTGGAGAGGAAGCCCATCGTCCCAGTGCTGCTGGAGCCAGGAGTCTCTGTTCCACTCCACCTCTGCCACCTCACCTACCTGGAGGCCAACGACCTCGACTTTATGAATAAGCTGCTCAAAGTGCTCTGCACCCCTAACAAGCAGCTTCAAGGGTCCACTGTGGTGCCCTTCCAGCCTCCCTCTATCTACAACGGGAAGGCCCTGCAGCCTTTGACTGCTGTCAACGATGAGCGACTCTGTAAATGGGATTCAGGTCAGTTCAGTGACATGGAGGTGCCCGACCAACTGCGCCTGATCATTGAGGACCACAACAAGTACAGAGAGGCTGTGAGGATGATCAACAGTGTCTCTCAAAATAAAGTGTGGCTGCGCCCAATGTGGGTTAGAGTcctgatctacttttttggtggAGTTTTAATTGGAGGTCTAACAGATGGGTTCGCACTTCTGACAGATTATTACATTGACCCTTTATACAACAAAGTTGAAGCAGAAATCCCTTCTGTGATGTATGTGGTTGCCATTTGTAGTCTGTTTTGTGTTCCAATCGGGTTGCTTATTCAGCTTTGTCTCTGgaaaaatgatgatgagaagtACATAGTGAGGGAGATGCAGAAAGCTATAGGCCAGGCAAACAAACTGCTCTCTGAGGACAAGGTGCTAATGGGCTGTCAGTCCAATTCAAAAATCTTTCTGGTGTATGTTTCTCTGGATGGTTGCAAACATGAGTTTGCAGGAACATTTTGTGAGCAGATCGTCGCTGAAGAAATGTTTGAACGAGCTCTGATCTTCTTCTCATCAGGTTACGCCTGCTGCCTTGCTAAGAAACACTTTCCCTTTCCCCAGCCAAGCTCCACTGGTCACCTGGAGGGAGgggtgtgtttctctcagtatGTCTCCCAGCAGCTGAGCACAAATCACTGGGAATAG